The sequence TTCGAACTGACCGTGCCGGACGGCCCCGGTCTCGGCATTGAACTCGACGAAGACAAAGTCAGGCGATTCACCCGCGACGGGCTGACGAAAGTCGCGCGGTAGCCCGAGTCAGGCCAAGCCGTCACCCCCCAAATACACGTGGAGACACCATCATGAGCGTCAAAGTTTTCGAGTCCCGGGAAGTGCAGGATCTGCTGAAGGCCGCGTCGAACGCGGGCGCGGACAGCGCGAAGGGCGGCAACGCGCGCACGCAGCAGGTCGTGCTGCGGTTGCTGGGCGACCTGTTCAAGGCGATCGACGATCTCGACATCACGCCCGACGAAGTGTGGGCGGGCGTCAACTACCTGAACAAGCTCGGCCAGGACGGCGAAGCGGCGCTGCTCGCGGCCGGCCTCGGCCTCGAGAAGTTTCTCGACATCCGGATGGATGCCGCGGACAAGGCGGTCGGCCTCGACGGCGGCACGCCGCGCACGATCGAAGGGCCGCTGTATGTGGCCGGCGCACCGGTGCGCGACGGCGTGTCGAAGATCGACCTCGACGCGGATGACGGCGCGGGCCCGCTCGTGATCCACGGCACAGTCACCGGCCTCGACGGCAAGCCGATCGCGGGCGCGCTGGTCGAATGCTGGCACGCGAACTCGCACGGCTTCTATTCGCACTTCGACCCGACCGGCAAGCAGAGCGATTTCAACCTGCGCGGCGCGGTTAAGACGGGCGCGGACGGCAAGTACGAATTCCGCACGCTGATGCCGGTCGGCTACGGCTGCCCGCCGCACGGCGCGACGCAGCAACTGCTGAACGGTCTCGGCCGCCACGGCAACCGTCCGGCGCACGTGCACTTCTTCGTCGACAGCAACGACCACCGCAAGCTGACGACGCAGTTCAACATCGACGGCGATCCGCTGATCTGGGATGACTTCGCGTATGCGACACGCGAGGAGTTGATCCCGCCCGTGGTCGACAAGACCGGCGGCACGGCGCTCGGCATGAAGGCCGATGCGTACCAGGACATCGAGTTCAACTTTGTCCTGACGCCGCTGGTGCAGGGCAAGGACAACCAGGTCGTCCACCGCCTGCGCGCAGCCGCGACGGCGTAACCGCCCGCCGGCGCGGCGCCGATGCGCCGCCGCCGGCCGGGTTTCCGCGAGATTCAACCGATTACCGATGCGAGCGTGCTTGCAGGACGCGGCACGCGCATGGGAGGAGCCAACATGTCCGCCACGATCGACCAAGCCACCGACCTGGACCACCTGCTCGCCACCGCCGTGCAGGACGACAAGGAGGCCGGCGTATTCCGCTGCCGCCGCGACATCTTCACGAACGCCGAGCTGTACGAGCTCGAGATGAAGCACATCTTCGAGAGCAACTGGGTGTACCTGGCGCACGAAAGCCAGATCCCGGCGAACAACGATTACTACACGACGTGGATCGGCCGCCAGCCGATCGTGATCACGCGCGACAAGACCGGCGAGCTGCACGCGGTGATCAATGCCTGCGCGCACAAGGGCGCGATGCTGTGCCGCCGCAAGCACGGCAACAAGGGCAGCTTCACGTGCCCGTTCCACGGCTGGACCTTCTCGAACACCGGCAAGCTGCTGAAGGTGAAGGACGAGAAAACGACCGAGTATCCGGTGCAGTTCAACACGCACGGCTCGCACGACCTGAAGAAGGTCGCGCGTTTCGAGAACTATCGCGGCTTCCTGTTCGGCAGCCTCAGCGCCGACGTGCTGCCGCTCGAGGAATACCTCGGCGAAGCGCGCGTGATCATCGACCAGATCGTCGACCAGGCGCCGAACGGGCTCGAAGTGCTGCGCGGCAACTCGTCCTACATCTACGAAGGCAACTGGAAGATGCAGATGGAGAACGGCTGCGACGGCTACCACGTCAGCACCGTGCACTGGAACTACGCGGCGACGATGGGCCGCCGCAAGGAAGACGGCACCAAGGCCGTCGATGCGAACAGCTGGAGCAAGTCGGTCGCGGGCGTGTACGGCTTCGACAACGGCCACATCCT comes from Burkholderia lata and encodes:
- the catA gene encoding catechol 1,2-dioxygenase, which translates into the protein MSVKVFESREVQDLLKAASNAGADSAKGGNARTQQVVLRLLGDLFKAIDDLDITPDEVWAGVNYLNKLGQDGEAALLAAGLGLEKFLDIRMDAADKAVGLDGGTPRTIEGPLYVAGAPVRDGVSKIDLDADDGAGPLVIHGTVTGLDGKPIAGALVECWHANSHGFYSHFDPTGKQSDFNLRGAVKTGADGKYEFRTLMPVGYGCPPHGATQQLLNGLGRHGNRPAHVHFFVDSNDHRKLTTQFNIDGDPLIWDDFAYATREELIPPVVDKTGGTALGMKADAYQDIEFNFVLTPLVQGKDNQVVHRLRAAATA
- a CDS encoding Rieske 2Fe-2S domain-containing protein gives rise to the protein MSATIDQATDLDHLLATAVQDDKEAGVFRCRRDIFTNAELYELEMKHIFESNWVYLAHESQIPANNDYYTTWIGRQPIVITRDKTGELHAVINACAHKGAMLCRRKHGNKGSFTCPFHGWTFSNTGKLLKVKDEKTTEYPVQFNTHGSHDLKKVARFENYRGFLFGSLSADVLPLEEYLGEARVIIDQIVDQAPNGLEVLRGNSSYIYEGNWKMQMENGCDGYHVSTVHWNYAATMGRRKEDGTKAVDANSWSKSVAGVYGFDNGHILLWTQTMNPEVRPVYQHREEIKARVGDVQADFIVNQTRNLCVYPNVFLMDQFSTQIRVVRPLGVDKTEVTIFCFAPKGESETDRTIRIRQYEDFFNVTGMGTADDLEEFRACQAGYAGITAMWNDLSRGAPLWVDGPDENAKKMGLNPRISGERSEDEGLFVCQHEHWVHVMRDALKKERGEVAA